The window CTTCCGAACCTGCCGGGATCATGCCGGGGGCGGGCGGTTCGGGGCTGTCGCTGTAGCGCATGAGCATGGTCACCTGGGCGCCGACGGCCTCGGCGTAGAAGGCCAGCGCTTCGTCGCAGCGGCCCTCGAAGAACAGATAGGGTTCGATCCGCATGAGTTGGTCTCCCGTGCTTGTACGGTTTCAGGCTCCGCCAGGAGCCCGCAGCGCCGCGACCACCTCGCGCAGATGGTCGGTGTGGAAGCGGACGTGGAAGTCCGTCAGGCCGAAGATCATCTGCTCCAGCGAGGGGCGCTCGCCCAGGGGCGTGTCCTTGAAGGCGGGGATGTGCGCCGTGCGTGCCAGCTGGTCCGGCGTCAGGGTCGAGGTGAAGGCCGCCACGGCCTCGTACTCGCGCCGGACGCCCTCCAGCAGTTCCGTGAAGGGCATGGATTCCCGCTTGTCGGTGAAAA is drawn from Fundidesulfovibrio soli and contains these coding sequences:
- a CDS encoding DinB family protein, which produces MATPEQLVQGIRENMKQLAQACEGLDEATASRAPVGRWSPKQILSHLSGPEGMGMLPLLRAFLEADTPRIDLETENPFFTDKRESMPFTELLEGVRREYEAVAAFTSTLTPDQLARTAHIPAFKDTPLGERPSLEQMIFGLTDFHVRFHTDHLREVVAALRAPGGA